In the genome of Leucobacter luti, one region contains:
- a CDS encoding multifunctional oxoglutarate decarboxylase/oxoglutarate dehydrogenase thiamine pyrophosphate-binding subunit/dihydrolipoyllysine-residue succinyltransferase subunit — MAERTEAADQAGPAEDFGANAWLVDELWKQFQVDKNSVDQSWWPVLERYGATAPSSQSVSTGTATPHGAVPGSVAPGVAAQNPPAASPASPAVPAAATGPATTPITTPAQPARTTNAAPRTAPIPADAPRTAPAAATAAGADTAEDVVTPLKGMARTLSKNMDQSLTVPTATSVRTIPAKLLIDNRIVINNHLRRSRGGKVSFTHLIGWALIQTLKAFPSQNVAYTEVDGKPSVLVPAHVGLGIAIDLPKPDGSRSLMVPAVKRAETLDFNEYLAAYEDLVKRARGGKLAAGDFQGGTVSLTNPGGIGTVHSVPRLMAGQGCIIGAGALEYPAEFQGASEDVLTRLGISKTITLTSTYDHRVIQGAGSGEFLKLVHERLTGGHNFYEEIFAALRIPYKPVQWASDIHVDISGAIDKEARVQELINSFRVRGHLMADTDPLEYVQRTHPDLEIESHGLTFWDLDREFVTGGIGGKRSMLLRDILGVLRDSYCRKIGIEYMHIQDPAQRLWLREQLEVNYAKPSRDEQMRILEKLNEAEAFETFLQTKYVGQKRFSLEGGESVIPLLDAMLIDAAEDGVDSVDIGMAHRGRLNVLSNIAGKTYGQIFREFEGTQSSKAGSGDVKYHLGTSGVFTAPNGTQVPIHLAANPSHLETVDGVLEGIVRAKQDLKPIGSFTTLPILVHGDAAMAGQGIVYEIMQMSQLRGYRTGGTIHIIINNQVGFTTLPLDSRSAVYSSDIGKVVQAPIFHVNGDDPESVVRVAKLAYEFRQRFHIDVIIDLICYRRRGHNEGDDPSMTQPLMTDLIEAKRSTRRLYTSALVGRGDISEEEYEKAKQDFQDRLELAFQETHAAQTGAIPIIDQSGIGEIAEVGGPGPAPLETAVDRSVVERIGDAHANKPAGFTVHQKLQQLLNKRMEMSRSGGIDWGFGELLALGSLLMEGTAVRFAGQDARRGTFAQRHAVFHDRANGQEWIPLLNLSEEQARFWIYDSLLSEYAALAYEYGYSLQREDALVLWEAQFGDFANTAQAVVDEYIAAAEQKWGQRSSVVMLLPHGYEGQGPDHSSARIERYLQLCAEDNMIVARPSTPANYFHLLRRQAYARPRKPLIVFTPKSMLRLRGATSSVEDFTTGHFEPVLDDPHVTDASKVERVLLVSGKVYYDLRVALDKNPDPRIALVRVEQFYPMPLVEFGRILTQYSGSELVWVQDEPENQGAWPFISLELSKHLANDRIRVVSRAASAAPSTGSAKVHAVEQETLISTALRFED; from the coding sequence TTGGCAGAGCGCACGGAGGCCGCCGATCAGGCAGGCCCCGCAGAAGATTTTGGCGCAAATGCTTGGCTAGTCGACGAACTGTGGAAGCAGTTCCAGGTCGACAAGAATTCGGTTGACCAATCTTGGTGGCCGGTACTGGAGCGGTACGGCGCAACCGCACCCTCCAGCCAGAGCGTTTCAACGGGCACAGCGACACCACACGGTGCCGTACCGGGCAGTGTGGCCCCGGGCGTCGCGGCCCAGAACCCGCCAGCAGCTTCGCCAGCTTCCCCGGCAGTGCCAGCAGCGGCGACGGGGCCGGCAACCACGCCGATCACCACGCCGGCGCAGCCTGCGCGCACCACGAACGCTGCGCCACGCACAGCCCCCATCCCTGCCGATGCCCCGCGCACAGCACCGGCGGCTGCGACCGCAGCAGGCGCCGATACCGCCGAAGACGTGGTGACTCCGCTCAAGGGGATGGCGCGCACGCTCTCGAAGAACATGGACCAGAGCCTCACGGTTCCGACCGCCACGAGCGTTCGCACGATCCCAGCAAAGCTGCTGATTGACAACCGCATCGTGATCAACAACCACCTCAGGCGCAGCCGCGGTGGCAAGGTGTCGTTCACACACCTGATCGGCTGGGCACTGATCCAGACGCTCAAGGCGTTCCCCAGCCAGAACGTGGCCTACACCGAGGTCGATGGCAAACCATCTGTGCTCGTGCCCGCGCACGTGGGCCTCGGCATCGCCATCGATCTGCCTAAGCCGGACGGCTCTCGCTCACTGATGGTGCCCGCGGTGAAGCGCGCGGAGACGCTTGACTTCAACGAGTACCTCGCAGCGTACGAGGACCTGGTGAAACGCGCCCGTGGCGGCAAGCTCGCCGCAGGCGACTTCCAGGGTGGCACGGTCTCGCTCACCAACCCGGGTGGTATCGGTACCGTGCACTCGGTTCCCCGCCTCATGGCTGGCCAGGGGTGCATCATTGGTGCAGGCGCGCTGGAGTACCCCGCAGAATTCCAGGGCGCTTCGGAAGATGTGCTGACCCGCCTTGGCATCTCAAAGACGATCACGCTCACAAGCACCTACGATCACCGCGTGATCCAGGGCGCCGGATCGGGCGAGTTCCTGAAGCTCGTGCACGAACGCCTCACGGGTGGGCACAACTTCTATGAGGAGATCTTCGCCGCGCTCCGTATCCCATATAAGCCGGTGCAGTGGGCGTCCGACATTCACGTCGATATCTCAGGCGCCATCGACAAGGAAGCGCGCGTCCAGGAGCTCATCAATTCCTTCCGCGTGCGCGGCCATCTCATGGCCGACACCGATCCACTCGAGTACGTGCAGCGCACGCACCCTGACCTCGAGATCGAATCCCACGGGCTGACCTTCTGGGATCTGGATCGCGAGTTCGTCACCGGCGGCATCGGGGGCAAGCGCAGCATGCTGCTGCGCGATATTCTTGGAGTGCTGCGTGACTCGTACTGCCGCAAGATCGGCATCGAGTACATGCACATTCAGGATCCCGCGCAGCGCCTGTGGCTGCGCGAGCAACTTGAGGTCAACTACGCGAAGCCCAGTCGGGACGAGCAAATGCGCATTCTCGAAAAGCTGAACGAGGCTGAGGCATTCGAGACCTTCTTGCAGACCAAGTACGTGGGTCAGAAGCGCTTCAGCTTGGAGGGCGGCGAGTCTGTCATTCCGCTGCTCGACGCGATGCTGATTGATGCAGCAGAGGATGGCGTCGACAGCGTCGACATCGGTATGGCCCACCGCGGCCGGCTCAACGTACTCTCAAATATCGCTGGCAAGACGTACGGCCAGATCTTCCGCGAGTTCGAGGGCACACAGTCGTCGAAGGCGGGCTCGGGCGATGTGAAGTACCACCTGGGGACCTCGGGCGTCTTCACCGCACCGAACGGCACACAGGTGCCGATCCATCTTGCAGCGAACCCTTCCCACTTGGAGACTGTCGACGGTGTGCTCGAGGGCATTGTCCGCGCGAAGCAGGATCTGAAGCCGATTGGCTCGTTCACCACACTGCCGATCTTGGTGCACGGCGACGCAGCGATGGCCGGTCAGGGCATTGTCTACGAGATCATGCAGATGTCGCAGCTGCGGGGCTACCGCACCGGCGGCACGATCCACATCATCATCAATAACCAAGTCGGCTTCACGACGTTGCCGCTTGATTCCCGGTCCGCGGTCTATTCGTCGGACATCGGCAAAGTTGTCCAGGCGCCGATCTTCCACGTCAACGGTGATGATCCCGAGTCCGTCGTGCGCGTGGCGAAGCTCGCGTATGAGTTCCGTCAGCGGTTCCACATCGACGTCATCATCGATCTGATCTGCTACCGCCGTCGCGGCCACAACGAGGGCGACGATCCCTCGATGACACAGCCGCTGATGACCGATCTGATCGAGGCCAAGCGTTCGACGCGTCGGCTGTACACCAGTGCACTCGTTGGCCGTGGAGATATCTCTGAAGAAGAGTACGAGAAGGCGAAGCAGGACTTCCAGGATCGCCTGGAGCTTGCGTTCCAAGAGACCCACGCGGCGCAGACCGGAGCGATTCCGATCATTGATCAGAGCGGGATCGGCGAAATCGCGGAGGTCGGTGGCCCCGGCCCCGCGCCGCTCGAGACCGCGGTGGATCGCAGCGTCGTCGAGCGCATCGGAGATGCGCACGCAAACAAGCCCGCTGGCTTCACCGTGCACCAGAAACTGCAGCAGTTGCTGAACAAGCGCATGGAGATGAGCCGCTCCGGAGGCATCGACTGGGGCTTTGGCGAGCTCCTGGCGCTCGGCTCCCTCTTGATGGAGGGCACCGCGGTGCGCTTCGCTGGTCAGGACGCACGCCGCGGCACCTTTGCGCAGCGGCACGCGGTGTTCCATGACCGGGCAAATGGCCAGGAGTGGATCCCGCTACTCAACCTCTCCGAGGAGCAGGCTCGATTCTGGATCTACGACTCACTGCTCTCGGAGTATGCGGCGCTCGCCTATGAGTACGGCTATTCGCTCCAGCGCGAAGATGCACTCGTGCTGTGGGAAGCGCAGTTCGGTGACTTCGCGAACACGGCGCAGGCCGTGGTCGACGAGTACATCGCTGCTGCTGAGCAGAAGTGGGGTCAGCGTTCCTCCGTGGTCATGCTGCTCCCGCACGGCTACGAAGGACAGGGGCCGGATCACTCCTCAGCGCGTATCGAGCGCTATCTGCAGCTCTGCGCAGAAGACAACATGATCGTGGCTCGCCCATCGACGCCGGCGAACTACTTCCACCTGCTCCGCCGACAGGCCTACGCACGTCCGCGAAAGCCGCTCATCGTGTTCACCCCCAAGTCGATGCTGCGTCTGCGCGGCGCAACCTCGAGCGTCGAGGACTTCACGACGGGCCACTTCGAGCCAGTGCTCGATGATCCACACGTGACGGACGCGTCGAAGGTCGAGCGCGTGTTGCTCGTCTCGGGCAAGGTCTACTACGACCTCCGGGTCGCACTCGACAAGAACCCGGACCCCCGGATTGCACTCGTCCGCGTCGAACAGTTCTACCCCATGCCGCTCGTCGAGTTCGGCCGTATCCTCACCCAGTACTCCGGTTCGGAGCTCGTGTGGGTACAAGACGAACCGGAGAACCAGGGTGCATGGCCGTTCATCTCGCTCGAGCTGTCGAAGCACCTCGCGAACGATCGCATCCGCGTGGTGTCGCGTGCTGCGTCCGCCGCTCCGTCGACAGGCTCGGCGAAGGTGCACGCAGTTGAGCAGGAGACGTTGATCTCCACTGCGCTCAGGTTCGAAGACTAA
- a CDS encoding DMT family transporter, which translates to MRSSVEGAQQNTSSPGGALLVLAAAVLWGTTGTAATFAPSAGPIAIGAAAMGVGGLLQAAVAVRALRRDAVILRAHPVLVLLGAVSVAIYPLAFYAGMHLAGVAVGTVVALASGPLFAAILERVIDRSPLGTQWLVSAGLGLAGTVLLTIDGAAGRSSGDVPLGVGLALIAGATYALYTWVARRLMGAGAGSRAAMGSVFGIGGLLLVPVLIVSGGVFLTDSRNLAVGVYMALVPMFLGYLWFGMGLRTVSAKTATALTLAEPAVAAVLAWWIVGERLGVLGLAGIACIALCLAGLSWRRS; encoded by the coding sequence ATGAGAAGCAGCGTGGAGGGGGCCCAGCAGAACACCAGTTCCCCGGGCGGTGCACTGCTCGTACTTGCCGCGGCTGTGCTGTGGGGCACGACCGGAACCGCGGCGACCTTTGCGCCGAGCGCCGGGCCGATCGCCATTGGTGCAGCGGCGATGGGAGTGGGTGGACTGCTTCAGGCCGCGGTCGCAGTGCGCGCCCTCCGGCGCGACGCCGTAATTCTGCGCGCACACCCCGTGCTGGTGTTGCTCGGTGCGGTGTCGGTCGCGATCTATCCACTCGCGTTCTATGCGGGGATGCACCTCGCGGGTGTGGCCGTCGGGACTGTGGTCGCGCTTGCTTCCGGGCCGCTCTTCGCGGCGATCCTTGAGCGGGTGATTGATAGGAGTCCGCTCGGCACACAGTGGCTCGTGAGCGCGGGACTCGGGTTGGCGGGCACGGTGCTGCTCACGATTGATGGCGCAGCGGGGCGGAGCAGTGGTGATGTTCCGCTCGGAGTGGGGCTCGCGCTCATCGCAGGCGCCACCTATGCGCTCTACACCTGGGTGGCGCGGCGACTCATGGGTGCCGGCGCGGGATCCCGTGCGGCTATGGGAAGCGTGTTCGGGATCGGCGGTCTGCTGCTCGTGCCGGTGCTCATTGTGAGCGGAGGCGTGTTCCTGACCGACTCGCGAAACCTCGCTGTGGGGGTCTATATGGCACTGGTGCCAATGTTCCTCGGGTACCTCTGGTTTGGTATGGGCCTGCGCACGGTGTCAGCGAAGACCGCAACGGCGCTCACGCTCGCCGAGCCGGCCGTCGCGGCCGTGCTCGCCTGGTGGATTGTGGGAGAGCGGCTCGGGGTGCTCGGGCTCGCAGGGATTGCGTGTATCGCGCTGTGCCTCGCAGGGCTGAGTTGGCGGAGGAGCTAG
- a CDS encoding nuclear transport factor 2 family protein — MHEEVRAAVQRYVDGCVAADPAAVAAAFDAHAVMWGYLGPTYTTMTGAEFAANVVAAAAPAGAEYSADIHDIIVTGDIAHAILDERGFLGSDFRNHFGLLRRDGVWRITSKVFTTV; from the coding sequence ATGCACGAAGAAGTGAGAGCAGCGGTCCAGCGTTACGTCGATGGTTGCGTCGCGGCAGATCCTGCAGCGGTCGCCGCTGCATTTGACGCGCACGCGGTGATGTGGGGCTACCTTGGTCCGACGTACACGACGATGACGGGCGCCGAATTCGCAGCGAACGTCGTCGCGGCAGCTGCGCCTGCCGGTGCCGAGTACAGCGCTGACATTCACGACATCATCGTGACGGGTGATATTGCGCACGCCATTCTCGATGAGCGCGGCTTCCTCGGTTCCGACTTTCGCAACCACTTCGGGCTGCTCCGTCGTGACGGTGTCTGGCGCATCACCAGTAAGGTCTTCACAACGGTGTAG